One region of Chlorobiota bacterium genomic DNA includes:
- the pdxA gene encoding 4-hydroxythreonine-4-phosphate dehydrogenase PdxA yields the protein MAKPRIGITLGDVNGIGPEVMLKALQRAEVWDACQPWIIGPEKLAEQLRDFYTPGLRLPPVLAGNFTPVELSIGRANAADAGKLSGEMIEHGVGCIQQGVIDAIVTMPISKAGLNAGGYPFPGHTEMLAALTSGTPLMILATEGLRVALATIHTPIANVPRLLTRERIIRHATLFSESLRNDFSIASPRIALLGLNPHAGEMGTIGSEEMGTIIPALVQLQAAGMDASGPFPADGFFARYRPNDYDGVLAMYHDQGLIPLKMMARGGGVNITAGLPIVRTSPDHGTAYPLAGKNRANEQSSTEALLLAAAIVRARGMG from the coding sequence TTGGCAAAACCACGAATCGGAATCACGCTGGGGGATGTGAACGGAATCGGGCCGGAGGTGATGCTGAAGGCGTTGCAACGGGCCGAGGTTTGGGATGCCTGCCAGCCGTGGATTATCGGGCCGGAGAAATTGGCCGAACAGCTGCGCGATTTCTACACCCCGGGGCTTCGGCTTCCCCCCGTTCTTGCTGGGAACTTCACCCCGGTGGAACTCTCGATAGGCAGGGCAAACGCTGCCGATGCGGGGAAGCTGTCGGGGGAGATGATTGAGCACGGGGTGGGCTGCATCCAACAAGGGGTGATTGATGCCATTGTCACCATGCCGATCAGCAAAGCAGGACTGAATGCCGGGGGATATCCATTCCCCGGCCACACCGAGATGCTGGCCGCGCTGACCAGCGGAACACCGCTGATGATTCTTGCAACCGAAGGGCTGCGGGTTGCGCTTGCCACCATCCACACGCCGATTGCCAACGTGCCACGCCTGCTGACGAGGGAGCGAATCATCCGCCACGCAACCCTTTTTTCCGAAAGTCTGAGGAACGATTTTTCGATTGCATCGCCCCGCATCGCCCTGCTTGGATTGAACCCACACGCCGGCGAGATGGGAACGATTGGGAGCGAAGAGATGGGAACGATCATCCCCGCATTGGTCCAGCTTCAAGCGGCGGGAATGGATGCCAGCGGCCCCTTCCCCGCCGATGGTTTTTTTGCCCGCTACCGCCCGAACGACTACGACGGAGTGCTGGCGATGTACCACGACCAGGGATTGATCCCGTTGAAAATGATGGCGCGTGGCGGCGGGGTCAACATCACCGCAGGGCTTCCCATCGTCCGGACCTCACCCGACCATGGAACGGCCTACCCGCTTGCCGGAAAGAACCGCGCCAACGAGCAAAGCAGCACCGAAGCCCTGCTGCTTGCCGCAGCAATCGTTCGTGCACGGGGAATGGGATAA
- the fbp gene encoding class 1 fructose-bisphosphatase, whose translation MPSSKLITIERHIADQQHLHPEASGEFSRLLRDLTLAVRVIQREVRRAGLADILGLAGEENVHGEAVKKLDALSNETIIRAMRYGGHLCAMASEESEGLVPIPDRAEKGGYVLLFDPLDGSSNIDVNVTIGTIFSVLHRVTPNDGTVGTMEDLLQAGYRQVAAGYALYGSSTMLVYTTGDGVDAFTYDHTLGDFFLSSSGLRMPDRGKYYSINEGNSINWFSGTRRFIEHLKQEDRATGRPYSLRYIGTAVADIHRTLLYGGLFLYPADRKSPNGKLRLMYEVNPLAMLIEQAGGMAVDGWNRVMETQPTSLHQRVPLVCGSRLDVEDALRFMASDRAEIDELLANQNAS comes from the coding sequence ATGCCATCCTCAAAACTGATCACGATTGAACGGCACATTGCCGACCAACAGCATCTTCACCCCGAAGCCAGCGGTGAGTTCAGCCGATTGCTGCGCGATTTAACGCTGGCGGTTCGGGTGATTCAACGCGAGGTGCGGCGGGCGGGGCTGGCGGATATTCTGGGGCTGGCCGGCGAGGAAAACGTCCATGGCGAAGCGGTGAAAAAATTGGATGCCCTGAGCAACGAGACGATCATCCGCGCCATGCGCTACGGCGGCCACCTGTGCGCAATGGCCTCGGAGGAATCGGAAGGGCTGGTTCCGATTCCAGATCGTGCGGAAAAAGGAGGCTACGTTCTTCTGTTCGACCCGCTGGATGGGTCGTCGAACATTGATGTGAACGTCACGATTGGCACCATTTTCTCGGTGCTTCACCGCGTCACCCCAAACGACGGAACCGTCGGGACGATGGAGGATCTTCTGCAAGCCGGATACCGCCAGGTGGCTGCCGGGTACGCACTCTATGGCTCCAGCACGATGCTGGTCTATACCACCGGCGACGGCGTTGATGCCTTCACTTACGACCACACGTTGGGGGATTTTTTCCTAAGCTCCAGCGGCTTGCGGATGCCCGACCGAGGGAAATATTACTCCATCAACGAAGGGAACTCCATCAACTGGTTCAGCGGAACGCGGCGATTTATTGAGCACTTGAAGCAGGAAGACCGCGCCACCGGGCGGCCATACAGCCTTCGGTACATCGGCACCGCCGTGGCCGATATCCACCGGACCCTTCTGTACGGCGGGCTGTTCCTTTATCCTGCCGACCGGAAATCGCCGAACGGAAAGCTGCGATTGATGTACGAGGTAAACCCGCTGGCAATGCTGATTGAGCAAGCCGGAGGAATGGCCGTGGACGGATGGAACCGAGTGATGGAAACCCAACCAACCAGCCTTCACCAACGCGTTCCGCTGGTGTGCGGAAGCCGCTTGGATGTTGAAGATGCCTTGCGTTTCATGGCCAGCGACCGCGCCGAAATTGATGAGCTTCTGGCCAACCAGAACGCTTCATAA
- a CDS encoding universal stress protein produces the protein MELVNVHKILAPTDFSQHCHKAIGYARTLAEQWDAELHLLNVIEPTVFPTEGGLAPMGLMNLDTELTDAAQHSMEELRTHPELAGVKLVTATVHGRASSAIIDYAAEHDIDLVVIATHGRTGLEHLIFGSTAERVIRECPCPVLTIRDPDKKKK, from the coding sequence ATGGAACTTGTCAACGTCCATAAAATTCTTGCCCCAACCGATTTCTCGCAGCATTGCCACAAAGCGATTGGCTACGCCCGCACCCTTGCCGAGCAATGGGATGCCGAACTTCACTTGCTGAACGTGATTGAACCAACAGTCTTCCCCACCGAAGGAGGGCTTGCCCCAATGGGTCTGATGAACCTTGACACCGAGCTTACCGACGCAGCACAACACTCGATGGAGGAACTGCGCACCCACCCAGAGCTTGCCGGCGTGAAGCTGGTAACGGCAACGGTGCATGGCCGCGCAAGCAGCGCGATTATTGACTACGCCGCCGAACATGACATTGACCTTGTGGTGATTGCCACCCACGGACGCACCGGGCTGGAGCACCTGATTTTTGGCTCCACTGCCGAACGGGTGATCCGCGAATGCCCCTGCCCGGTCCTGACAATCCGCGACCCCGACAAAAAGAAGAAATAG
- a CDS encoding aminopeptidase P family protein — protein MDQLQLERIQANLQSLGIPAWLLYSFRDSNPIAARILGLTPEVHQSRRWAVMVPAVGQPVGLAHRIEPHIGKLMPGHVVEYSSQTEFVEGLRKILAGCASVAMEYSPNNAIPVIAKVDAGTVELVRSLGVEVVPSGDLIASLEAVLSQEQLDSAARAGASCREVMMGAFRLIGESVRSGQPITEFDVQEWILRQFALRGLVTDHPPNCSVGPNSANPHYQPTAESTAAITRGDFVLIDLWARERTGDGVYGDITWVGYVGEEVPEDVAEVFGVVRAARDAAFDAAATAIAAGQKIDGATLDDAARKVIEAAGYGEYFIHRTGHSITTELHGAGANLDNYETNDTRTILPGTSFSIEPGIYLPGRFGIRSELDVIITHGGQAIATSEPRQMEVVKILEG, from the coding sequence ATGGATCAACTACAACTCGAACGCATTCAAGCCAACCTGCAATCACTTGGAATTCCGGCTTGGCTCCTGTACTCCTTTCGCGATTCCAACCCGATTGCCGCACGCATTCTTGGGCTAACGCCGGAGGTCCACCAGTCGCGGCGTTGGGCCGTGATGGTTCCCGCCGTTGGCCAGCCGGTTGGATTGGCTCACCGGATTGAACCTCACATCGGGAAGCTGATGCCGGGCCACGTGGTGGAGTACTCCAGCCAAACCGAATTCGTTGAAGGGCTGCGGAAAATTCTTGCCGGATGCGCATCCGTGGCAATGGAGTATTCGCCGAACAACGCAATCCCCGTCATCGCAAAAGTGGATGCCGGAACGGTGGAGCTTGTCCGCTCGTTGGGCGTTGAGGTGGTTCCCTCAGGGGACCTGATTGCCAGTTTGGAGGCGGTCCTTTCGCAGGAGCAGTTGGATTCCGCTGCCCGCGCCGGGGCAAGCTGCCGCGAGGTGATGATGGGGGCTTTTCGGCTGATCGGCGAATCGGTCAGGAGCGGCCAACCGATCACCGAATTCGACGTGCAGGAGTGGATACTCCGCCAGTTCGCGCTGCGTGGCCTTGTCACGGACCACCCCCCGAATTGCAGCGTTGGCCCGAACAGCGCCAACCCCCATTACCAGCCAACCGCCGAATCAACCGCGGCAATCACCCGTGGCGATTTTGTGCTGATTGACCTGTGGGCGCGCGAACGCACCGGCGATGGAGTGTATGGCGACATCACGTGGGTGGGATATGTTGGGGAGGAAGTGCCGGAAGATGTTGCCGAGGTGTTCGGCGTGGTGCGCGCCGCCCGCGATGCGGCCTTCGATGCGGCAGCCACGGCGATTGCTGCCGGGCAGAAGATTGACGGGGCCACCCTGGACGATGCCGCCAGAAAGGTGATTGAGGCGGCGGGATATGGCGAGTACTTCATCCACCGCACCGGGCACAGCATCACCACCGAGCTTCACGGAGCCGGCGCAAACTTGGATAATTACGAGACGAACGACACACGAACGATTCTTCCGGGAACGTCCTTCTCAATAGAACCAGGGATCTATCTTCCGGGCCGTTTTGGAATCCGCAGCGAACTTGATGTTATCATCACCCACGGCGGCCAAGCAATCGCCACCAGCGAGCCACGGCAGATGGAGGTGGTGAAGATTCTGGAAGGGTGA
- a CDS encoding tetratricopeptide repeat protein, with translation MMNRKAAYSLLVVAVLFAANGVLIVAQPREEDRRYKLAQGYEESGDLKNAARVYLELHEADPQSNIYFEGVRRTLMAMLQFKELLPIVAERKESHPNDLDLLTLHAELLHRTGQRDQARTEWAKTIDLRPQDPMTYVIVGQSQTDVREFSLAIATYKQGREAIGGRSTFADQLAELFGITGRFQDAAEEYLGLLAENPSRLGMVMGGLSTITSTPEGVRGAIAVAKRYADSQPENVAFMELLSWLYTEAGDDAGAFEVAKQLDQARRANGSNIYSFADRAFRTSRYQVAIEALDYFLANFDRNNPLYLSALYTYARALDARYHEVGSGDPKQAAGLVERYRTIVKETPNGPLVGDALLQIARLQSNDLDQPESALATLQELMATRNNSDKAEGLLLQGELLLRTGKLQDAQEVFVQGRDAPGVGRDAERLRDLHALRYAETLFYSGQFKPAVDAFTALTQNTRSDAANDALDYLLILQENFEKNDDALKLFAEGKYAMRQKQHQQAMTAMDGVVKTSPQSTIADDALLIRSQAQESLGDSTGALETLLQLVARYPDGAFADRALFHAAEITEQVLHDPTKATELYTRLLNDYPRSRWIVQARAKIRALRGGS, from the coding sequence ATGATGAACCGAAAAGCCGCTTATTCTCTGCTTGTGGTCGCCGTTCTTTTTGCGGCCAATGGCGTGTTGATTGTTGCCCAGCCCCGCGAAGAAGACCGCCGCTACAAGCTGGCGCAAGGCTACGAGGAGAGTGGCGATCTGAAAAACGCTGCGCGGGTCTATCTGGAACTGCACGAAGCCGACCCGCAATCGAACATCTACTTTGAAGGGGTCCGGCGGACGCTGATGGCGATGCTGCAATTCAAAGAGCTTCTTCCGATTGTGGCCGAGCGGAAGGAATCGCACCCCAACGACCTTGATCTTCTGACCCTTCACGCCGAGCTTCTTCACCGCACCGGCCAACGCGACCAAGCGCGCACCGAGTGGGCAAAAACGATTGACCTTCGCCCCCAAGACCCCATGACGTACGTGATTGTTGGCCAAAGCCAAACCGACGTGCGCGAGTTCTCGCTGGCGATTGCCACCTACAAACAGGGCCGCGAAGCGATTGGCGGAAGAAGCACTTTTGCCGACCAGCTGGCCGAGTTGTTCGGGATCACCGGGCGGTTCCAAGATGCTGCCGAGGAGTATCTGGGGCTGCTTGCCGAAAACCCTTCGCGGCTTGGGATGGTGATGGGGGGGCTTTCCACGATTACCTCCACTCCGGAAGGGGTGCGCGGCGCGATTGCCGTTGCCAAACGCTACGCCGATTCCCAACCAGAAAACGTCGCATTCATGGAGCTTCTTTCCTGGCTTTATACCGAGGCTGGGGATGACGCAGGAGCTTTTGAGGTTGCCAAGCAATTGGACCAAGCGCGCCGGGCAAATGGCTCAAACATCTACTCCTTTGCCGACCGTGCCTTCCGGACCTCGCGCTATCAAGTAGCGATTGAGGCGTTGGATTACTTCCTTGCGAACTTCGACCGCAACAACCCGCTCTACCTCAGTGCCCTGTACACCTACGCCCGCGCCCTTGATGCGCGATACCATGAGGTCGGTTCCGGCGACCCGAAGCAGGCGGCTGGGTTGGTGGAACGGTATCGGACCATTGTGAAAGAAACGCCGAACGGGCCGCTGGTGGGGGATGCGCTGCTGCAGATTGCACGGCTGCAATCCAACGATTTAGATCAGCCAGAATCCGCGCTTGCCACGCTGCAAGAGCTGATGGCCACGCGGAACAACTCCGACAAAGCCGAAGGATTGCTGCTGCAAGGGGAGCTGCTGCTCCGGACCGGAAAACTGCAGGATGCCCAAGAAGTTTTTGTGCAAGGCCGCGACGCGCCCGGCGTTGGCCGCGATGCCGAACGCCTGCGGGACCTTCACGCCTTGCGGTATGCCGAAACCCTGTTTTATTCCGGCCAGTTCAAGCCTGCGGTGGATGCGTTCACCGCGCTGACCCAAAACACCCGAAGCGATGCGGCCAACGACGCGTTGGATTACCTGCTGATCCTCCAGGAAAATTTTGAGAAGAACGACGATGCTTTGAAGCTGTTCGCCGAAGGGAAGTATGCGATGCGGCAAAAGCAGCACCAGCAAGCGATGACGGCGATGGATGGAGTTGTGAAAACATCCCCCCAAAGCACCATTGCCGACGACGCTCTGCTGATTCGCTCGCAGGCTCAGGAATCGCTTGGCGACAGCACCGGGGCGCTGGAAACCTTGCTGCAACTGGTGGCCCGCTATCCCGATGGAGCCTTTGCCGATCGGGCTTTATTCCATGCCGCCGAAATCACTGAACAAGTGCTTCACGATCCCACAAAAGCCACCGAGTTATACACCCGCTTGCTCAACGATTATCCCCGTTCCCGCTGGATAGTTCAAGCCCGCGCAAAAATTCGTGCGCTGCGGGGGGGAAGCTGA
- a CDS encoding GNAT family N-acetyltransferase: protein MKKEVTDGKYIIRPYHSTDAESLFEAASESIAEVWPWMAWCHPQYVFSDSLSWIAHCYKAWEFGTEFNFLIEDAATDEYLGGVGINQIDYVNRYANLGYWVRTSAAGHGVATAGALLLARMAFDEGLNRVEIVMASGNHASYRVAQKTGARLEGTLRNRLWLHGRSHDVSIFSLTPEDLGMASATSAEEEFAARIYHITTAVAWEAAVATGEYTAPSLQTEGFIHCSLSRQMERSLNKFYGEIPEVLVLRIDPSKLAHRLVYEPADNDRFPHIYGTIPIEAVVEKIPLKKLENGYQWIAAPATPGPSQEGGGEG, encoded by the coding sequence ATGAAAAAAGAAGTCACCGACGGCAAGTACATTATCCGCCCCTACCACTCCACCGATGCTGAGTCGTTGTTCGAAGCTGCATCGGAGTCCATCGCCGAAGTTTGGCCCTGGATGGCGTGGTGCCACCCCCAGTATGTGTTCTCCGATAGCTTATCCTGGATTGCCCATTGCTACAAGGCGTGGGAATTCGGAACGGAGTTCAATTTTTTGATTGAGGACGCTGCCACCGATGAGTATCTGGGTGGGGTGGGGATCAATCAGATTGATTACGTGAATCGCTATGCCAATTTGGGGTATTGGGTGCGGACCTCGGCGGCAGGGCATGGCGTTGCCACCGCAGGGGCGTTGCTTCTGGCGCGGATGGCGTTCGATGAAGGGCTGAATCGGGTGGAGATTGTGATGGCTTCTGGGAATCATGCAAGCTATCGTGTTGCCCAAAAAACCGGCGCAAGGCTGGAAGGGACGTTGCGGAATCGGCTTTGGCTGCACGGGCGTTCGCACGATGTCTCCATCTTCTCGCTAACACCGGAAGACCTTGGGATGGCATCGGCAACAAGCGCGGAAGAGGAGTTCGCAGCGCGGATCTATCATATCACCACCGCTGTGGCGTGGGAGGCTGCCGTGGCTACGGGGGAATACACCGCGCCCTCGCTTCAGACCGAAGGGTTTATCCATTGCTCACTTTCGCGCCAGATGGAACGCTCGCTCAATAAATTTTATGGAGAAATCCCGGAAGTGCTGGTGCTGCGGATTGATCCTTCAAAGCTGGCTCATCGCTTGGTGTATGAGCCAGCCGATAATGACCGTTTCCCCCACATTTACGGAACAATTCCCATTGAAGCCGTGGTGGAGAAAATACCGTTGAAAAAATTGGAGAATGGATACCAGTGGATAGCGGCCCCGGCAACGCCGGGGCCAAGTCAGGAGGGGGGAGGCGAAGGCTAA